In the genome of Segatella copri, one region contains:
- a CDS encoding site-specific integrase: MSRSTFSILPYINRLKVKADGTANILCRITVDGKSAAISTGISCTPQEWNAKKGEVRNARDNGRLASFLAEVKDKYNSLLTTNGIITVEMLKAVLKDKDTTGRFLLNFGDTIVEWYRTSKARQTFLHKRTWQKNLRAFVHSLDKDDIAFEDIDENFGEEYKLFLKRDQGRIDSYVNHCLLWLNMLMYKAVDRSIIRFNPIAKIGYEKKAAPKMTHISKADFIKMLSTPMADERTELARRCFIFASLTSLSYIDVKKLYPHHISENSYGRKFIRKEREKTGVEFFVPLHPIAEKILSLYNTTDDSKPVFPLGEKKDIYLDVHTLGMVLGISNKLGFHASRHTFGVLMLNEDIPIGSIAKMMGHADITSTQVYAQVTEQKISNDMDKLIAKRERNRLSNEKTIGK; encoded by the coding sequence ATGAGCAGAAGTACATTTTCAATTTTGCCTTACATCAACAGACTGAAGGTGAAGGCAGACGGAACAGCCAACATACTTTGCCGCATCACCGTTGACGGCAAAAGTGCAGCCATTTCCACAGGCATATCCTGTACCCCACAGGAGTGGAACGCCAAGAAGGGAGAGGTACGGAACGCAAGGGACAACGGACGATTGGCAAGTTTCCTTGCTGAGGTCAAGGATAAATACAACTCACTTCTTACCACCAATGGCATCATCACCGTGGAAATGCTGAAGGCTGTGTTGAAGGACAAGGACACGACAGGAAGGTTCTTGCTGAACTTTGGTGATACCATCGTGGAATGGTATCGAACCTCAAAAGCCAGACAAACCTTTCTGCACAAGCGGACATGGCAGAAGAACCTGAGAGCCTTTGTCCATTCGTTGGATAAGGACGACATCGCCTTTGAGGACATAGACGAGAATTTCGGGGAGGAATACAAGCTGTTCCTGAAACGAGACCAGGGACGTATCGACAGCTACGTGAACCATTGCCTTCTCTGGCTGAACATGTTGATGTACAAGGCAGTGGACAGGAGCATTATCCGCTTCAATCCCATAGCCAAGATAGGGTATGAGAAGAAGGCAGCCCCGAAGATGACCCATATCAGCAAGGCAGACTTCATCAAGATGCTCTCTACCCCGATGGCTGACGAGCGAACGGAGCTTGCACGCAGATGTTTCATTTTTGCCTCGCTCACCTCCTTATCCTATATAGATGTAAAGAAACTGTACCCTCACCATATCAGTGAGAACTCCTATGGTAGGAAGTTCATCCGCAAGGAAAGAGAGAAGACAGGAGTGGAGTTCTTCGTGCCACTCCATCCGATAGCCGAGAAGATTCTTTCGCTCTACAATACCACGGACGACAGCAAGCCTGTTTTTCCACTGGGTGAGAAGAAAGACATCTATCTTGATGTGCATACCCTTGGAATGGTACTTGGCATAAGCAATAAGTTGGGATTCCACGCCAGCCGCCATACATTCGGAGTCTTGATGCTCAACGAGGACATTCCCATCGGCAGCATAGCCAAGATGATGGGACACGCAGACATCACAAGCACACAGGTCTATGCGCAGGTGACGGAGCAGAAGATTTCAAATGACATGGATAAGCTTATTGCCAAGCGAGAAAGGAACAGATTATCGAACGAAAAAACTATTGGAAAATGA
- a CDS encoding tyrosine-type recombinase/integrase, translating to MKVEKFKVLLYLKKSGLDKNGKAPIMGRITLNRTMAQFGCKLSCTPKLWNPRESRLDGKSKEAVEVNAKIDKLLLAINSAYESLVEHKTDFDAKAIKDLFQCSADTQMTLLKQLDAIIADIESRIGIDYKKGTLPNYQYTRLTLALFVKKRYGTDDVAFGELDEQFIREYMDFCLDQRGLALDTVRHYLAILKKTCRIAFKAGHSERYHFMHFKLPQKKENPPKALTREDFLKIRNLEIPERRKSLALTRDLFLFACYTGTAYADTVSITEENLFRDEEGSLWLKYHRKKNKMLARVKLLPEALAMLEKYKDPTRPTLLPPQEFRVLRGNMKSLRVLSGISMDLVYHVGRHSFASLVTLEEGVPIETISKMLGHSNIQTTQIYARVTPKKLFEDMDKFIEANKDFKFVL from the coding sequence ATGAAAGTTGAAAAATTCAAGGTGTTGCTCTACCTTAAAAAGAGCGGATTGGACAAGAACGGTAAGGCTCCCATCATGGGACGCATCACCCTCAACCGAACAATGGCGCAGTTCGGTTGCAAGTTGTCATGTACGCCAAAGTTATGGAATCCACGTGAGAGCAGACTTGACGGCAAGAGCAAGGAGGCTGTGGAAGTGAACGCCAAGATTGACAAGCTGTTGCTGGCAATAAATTCAGCCTACGAGTCACTTGTGGAGCACAAAACGGATTTTGACGCAAAGGCGATAAAGGATCTGTTTCAATGCAGTGCAGACACTCAGATGACCTTGTTGAAACAGCTTGACGCCATCATTGCGGACATTGAGTCAAGAATCGGCATCGACTACAAGAAAGGCACGCTTCCAAACTACCAGTACACTCGCCTGACATTGGCATTGTTCGTCAAGAAGCGTTATGGAACTGACGATGTGGCATTCGGTGAGCTTGACGAGCAGTTTATCCGTGAGTACATGGACTTTTGCTTGGACCAGAGAGGTCTTGCACTTGATACAGTCCGCCACTATCTCGCCATCTTGAAGAAGACCTGCCGAATAGCTTTCAAGGCAGGACACTCCGAGCGTTATCATTTCATGCACTTCAAGCTACCTCAAAAGAAAGAGAATCCACCAAAGGCATTGACACGTGAGGACTTCCTGAAAATTCGTAACCTCGAAATACCAGAGCGAAGAAAATCGTTGGCTTTGACCCGTGACCTTTTTCTTTTCGCCTGCTATACAGGCACGGCTTATGCCGATACGGTTTCCATCACGGAAGAAAACCTCTTTCGTGATGAGGAGGGCAGCCTTTGGCTTAAATACCACAGAAAGAAGAACAAGATGCTTGCACGTGTGAAGTTACTACCAGAGGCGCTTGCCATGTTGGAGAAATACAAAGACCCGACAAGACCTACTCTTTTACCGCCACAGGAATTTCGAGTGCTGAGAGGTAACATGAAAAGTCTCCGAGTACTATCTGGCATAAGTATGGATTTGGTCTATCATGTTGGACGGCACAGTTTCGCATCGCTCGTTACGCTCGAAGAAGGTGTTCCGATAGAGACTATCAGCAAAATGCTTGGTCACAGCAACATTCAGACCACGCAAATCTATGCACGTGTCACCCCGAAAAAGCTATTTGAGGATATGGACAAGTTCATCGAAGCCAACAAAGACTTCAAGTTTGTCCTGTAA
- a CDS encoding helix-turn-helix domain-containing protein: MSNEVMTRNSEWMNHIVNHLNRMVDNFERAVMNYRPMLDGERFMTDKELCARLQLSRRTLQDYRNNGVIPYIQLGGKILYRESDIQKILMANYREAYRMKGV; encoded by the coding sequence ATGAGCAATGAAGTAATGACAAGAAACAGCGAGTGGATGAACCACATCGTGAACCACCTCAACCGAATGGTTGACAATTTTGAACGTGCCGTGATGAACTACCGCCCCATGCTTGACGGTGAGCGCTTCATGACGGACAAGGAGCTTTGTGCCAGGCTGCAACTGAGCCGAAGAACCCTGCAGGACTACCGAAACAACGGTGTCATCCCGTATATCCAGCTTGGCGGAAAGATACTCTACCGCGAGTCCGACATTCAGAAGATTCTGATGGCTAACTATCGTGAAGCGTACAGAATGAAAGGTGTGTAG
- a CDS encoding DUF3408 domain-containing protein, producing the protein MARTKETKMFPEQQEKMTQEVMASLQPSTYGKDYAQKHSSFFEEVENSDLEVVTENVAATTSNMEDELTNEVQSPPNPQKRISGKQRKATLEEYQQTFLQVPRIDDRKPVFVSSDVRDRLDRVVRILGGRRMSVSGIIENIVRHHLSLYEEDFEAWRKL; encoded by the coding sequence ATGGCAAGAACAAAAGAAACGAAAATGTTTCCTGAACAGCAGGAAAAAATGACACAGGAGGTGATGGCTTCGCTTCAACCATCCACTTATGGTAAAGACTATGCCCAAAAACATAGCTCTTTCTTTGAAGAGGTGGAGAACTCCGATTTAGAAGTTGTGACAGAGAATGTGGCTGCAACAACCTCCAACATGGAGGACGAGCTGACGAACGAGGTTCAATCGCCACCGAATCCGCAGAAGCGCATCAGTGGCAAGCAGCGCAAGGCAACACTGGAGGAGTATCAGCAGACCTTCCTCCAAGTTCCAAGGATTGACGACCGCAAGCCAGTCTTCGTCAGTTCCGATGTACGAGACCGTCTTGATCGTGTCGTCCGCATCCTCGGAGGGAGACGCATGAGCGTATCGGGCATCATCGAGAACATCGTGCGCCACCACCTAAGCCTTTATGAAGAGGACTTCGAGGCTTGGCGCAAATTGTGA
- a CDS encoding helix-turn-helix domain-containing protein, protein MGFIVFEEEAFNYLDAQLENFVKRMDRIRERSEDKTMNKWLDTQDVCQTLNICPRTVQTLRDNGTLAYTQISHKTYYKPEDVMAIVAVVEDRKKDMRFRKCTG, encoded by the coding sequence ATGGGATTCATCGTATTCGAGGAAGAGGCATTCAACTATCTTGATGCCCAGTTGGAGAACTTCGTGAAGCGCATGGACAGAATCCGTGAGCGCAGTGAGGACAAGACCATGAACAAGTGGCTCGACACGCAGGACGTGTGTCAGACGCTCAACATCTGCCCACGGACAGTGCAGACGCTTCGGGACAACGGAACTTTGGCTTATACGCAAATCAGCCACAAGACCTACTACAAGCCGGAGGACGTGATGGCTATCGTAGCAGTAGTGGAGGACAGGAAAAAGGACATGCGCTTTCGCAAGTGCACAGGTTAG
- a CDS encoding relaxase/mobilization nuclease domain-containing protein: MIGKLKKGSSFGGCIRYVTGKDEAKIIASDGVLLGTNAEIAQSFELQRQLNPRIKKPVGHIALSFKPEDKPRLTDDFMAKIALEYMQMMGINDTQFIIVRHHNTDNPHCHIVYNRINNEGKLISDAHDYRRNEQVTKALKSKYGLTYGTDKSKTNTRKLRNVERAKYEIHNAVKDTLKGADSWQKFKNELAKRGVLLELVYKDKERTKVQGIRFCKDGYSFKGTQICRECSFGKLDARLGTEYNRVSPRAESMQGGQPSCHQVEQTQPTAEHTQDPWSGISSIGLFAPSNAQTYEPFPEEESAKKKKRKRRKGFSL; the protein is encoded by the coding sequence ATGATAGGCAAGCTAAAGAAGGGCAGCTCATTTGGTGGTTGCATCCGCTATGTTACAGGCAAGGATGAGGCGAAAATCATCGCCTCGGATGGTGTGTTACTCGGCACGAATGCCGAGATAGCGCAAAGTTTCGAGCTACAAAGGCAACTAAATCCAAGGATTAAGAAGCCTGTGGGACACATTGCACTCAGTTTCAAGCCCGAGGACAAACCACGTTTGACGGATGATTTCATGGCTAAGATAGCCCTTGAATACATGCAAATGATGGGTATCAACGATACCCAATTCATTATCGTAAGGCATCACAACACGGACAATCCACATTGTCATATCGTGTATAACCGCATCAACAATGAGGGCAAACTCATATCAGACGCCCACGATTACAGGCGTAATGAGCAAGTGACCAAGGCTCTAAAATCCAAGTATGGATTGACTTACGGAACGGACAAGAGCAAGACTAACACTCGCAAATTGCGCAATGTAGAGCGTGCAAAATACGAGATTCACAATGCAGTCAAGGATACCTTGAAAGGCGCTGATAGTTGGCAGAAGTTCAAGAATGAACTTGCAAAGCGAGGTGTTCTCTTGGAGTTAGTCTATAAGGACAAGGAGCGAACCAAGGTGCAAGGCATCCGATTCTGCAAGGACGGATATAGTTTCAAGGGTACGCAGATTTGCAGAGAATGCAGCTTTGGCAAGTTGGATGCAAGACTTGGCACAGAGTATAATCGTGTATCGCCAAGAGCCGAATCTATGCAGGGAGGACAACCAAGTTGTCACCAAGTAGAACAGACTCAACCAACGGCAGAACATACCCAAGACCCTTGGAGTGGTATTTCTTCCATCGGCTTGTTCGCTCCGTCTAATGCCCAAACTTATGAGCCATTCCCAGAGGAAGAATCCGCCAAGAAGAAAAAGAGAAAACGCAGAAAAGGCTTCAGCCTTTGA